The nucleotide sequence GTCTCCTCAAACCGAATCGATTTTGGTCTTCCAAAGTGTTGGTCTCATTTAGGGATTTACCGGAAAGTAAGGCAAATTATTTAAGAGGTTATTAGAAACAATCGTTTGCGGCTTAGGTAGCCCGAGGTATTTTGATAATTTGTATGTCTAAAATGTTTGAGTTTGAGACATTGCATTTCTGCCAACAAGTATGGGTTAATCAGTTTAAATAACTTTGCTGAAAATGAATTGTATGGACATTAAGTTTGTGCAGCTTAATCTAACAACTTGATTTCAGTTATTGTCtttaataatattccatgTGAAGGATATGGCATATTCTGATGTTATTGGGCCTCAATTATATTTGCATAAATGGAATTGATCAGCACAAGGAAACGTTAGGAATAGGAATAATTTAATTCAATATATACCTCAGACAGGCTAATCCAAGGTTTGATTAAGATAGTTACTAAGTGGCTTTAATTTACTTTATACCATGTTAGTAACGCTTAGTCATCAAGATAGAGTTTCAATttcaaaagtatttaaaatgtttgcaTTTGGTCTCTGAACTATTCTCTCAAACATAATAAATCATTTTCAAGAATACTTAAAGACCACCTTTGCTGCGATTTCTATAAAATATGCTaaagaaaactttaaaataccCCAGGGGCTATCAATATTGTTAAAGTAAATACTGCCTGTAAAAAACGCTTGTATAACATTTTCCAGGTACTCCCCCCAACTTTTGTAGCTCCTACACACCCTCAAAAAACAAGCACTTTCACACTTTTTACCTCGATTGTCGCAAGAACGGAAAAacttttaaagaaaattagCGTCAAAGTTGAATAACAAAGCATGAATAAGAAATCTTTGTGTCACTACTTTGGCTAGCCAGGATGTGGGTCGAAGGGATGGGATTCCAGGGGATGAGCCGGCGAAGTGGAGTTGCAGTGTCGCCCCAGCGTAAACAAAACTCGTTAAATAAAAGAGCAATTGTACTAACAGTGGCAGCAACAAGAACCACAACAAAGAAATGAATGAAAGAAAGAAACTAAAACGGTTAAGCGGAATATGCAAATACTTGAATGACTTTTTAAAGGTGAAATGGTGCTTAAAAAGCAATGAATGCTCTGGTCCTGGTCTAGGGAAGTTCCCCTCTTCCCCCGGGAAAACTTTTCAGTAGTTTCCCCTCGTTTTTTGCACACCTACCTGAACGCTTGTCCGCCTCATTGATGGGCACATTCTCGAGGACAATCGGCTCCGAGCGGCCCTTCTGATTGACGCTGTAGACGACCAAGTGCAGGGCCGGATGGGCATCGGGAAAGTAGTCCATGGGCATCAGATCTGGGCGAGATGGAGAGAGCAGAGGAAATTAATTAGTCCCGTGACCAACTGCAGGGCAAAGTGATTAGCTGCTTTGCAGCTCAAAAAGATTTTCCTGAAAACCAGAGATTATTCCCAAAGAAATTCTGGGGATTGCTTTCTAGGTTGCTTTCACAGGAGAGATCCAAAAGTGATTGGGACTTGATTTTGACATTTGAAAACACTGTCGATGCGCAGTTTGGAAAcgagatagatatatagagtGGTGCAAGGTCCGATTTTTTTAATCCTGTATCTCACaggtttttaaattatataccGAACGAGCGTTATTGCATGCACCCATGTAAACTTATACTTCTAGACATATTTTGAAGATATTGCTATTCGATACAGACTATTGTGATATACTGATAAAGCTAATAAATGTTCTTAATATTAACAGGATCTATTTtggtaattttttatttcataGATGCTGGTATATCAATACTTAGAAAGAATAAGTTATGATTTGTCTTAACATTGGAGCTCCCTAGAATAATATTTTGTTCTGTAACGTTACTTGtcaataataaatacctaacTTTTATAACACCACCTTTTATATACTCTTTTATGCAAAGCGTTGccatgttatatatttttctgcTTAGGGCTAGGATGGCCAGGTCATCTTTGatcattaatttaaaacttGTAGTGCTCTGTGCAAACTTCATTAGGCAAACAGGCATTTAATTAGCACGTCGCGGTGCGAAACTTCGGTCGCATAAAATGAAAAGTTCCCGGCTGCGTGTGTTTTTCTCCCTCCGGCCCTGCCGGTGTTTTCTGATTTTCCGATTTTCCGTTTTCTGTTTTTCCGTTTTTCTGGTTTTTCTTAATGCGCGCATCAAAAGTTTTGTTTGTGCTCGTGCTCTCCTTGCACCGATAGCAGCTCATTAAAATGGCAACTAGTGCACGGGGGCGGTGTCggtgggggcgtggcaggacTAATACGCATACATTGGCAGGCCGCAGGAACAAAAACACTTGGTGGGAGCCCCCAATCACCCCCATCACCCCGATCCACCCCCAACAACCCCTGTCAGCGTCGTTAACACGCCTGTCTAACTAATCGTGACTTTACGCTTCGTTTGACTTTGCAAATATCGCCGAAACCCCTTAACCCCGAGTCATCGATGATATGGTGGTGCCGGCTGAAAAAGATGCCACTGCAGCACGGGGGCAGGGATCGCATCGGGCCATCTCTCCCGTTGCCAAGTTGCCAACTTTAATAATCCGAAATGTGGCTCATTAACTCGCCTCAAACCCGCAGAATCAAAtgtaatattataattttcgGCTCCCTGTTAACCCCCCATGATAAATCTTGCTTTTTCAACAGCTCGATTCGAGTTTTCTTCTGCCTCGGGGCCAACCACGCCCCTAGCCTCTAGCCCCTAGCCCCCGGTCCGCCCCACCCCTCCACAGCATTCTATTTCATCCAATTCCCCACCTCAAAACGCCATTGGCATAAAAGTTTTGCTGACTAGCTAAAATTCATTACAACAAAACAGGCAACAGCATGTGCCAGCGATGGTTCAGGGACAAGGAAGTGGCGGGGAGTGGGTGTTggaaggggggggggggatggAGAGGTTGAGGTCCTGGCAGCCTCAACTAATTAATCTGCGTAGTGCTGGCTGGCTAGCTGCACTGAGGAAAAGGATCTCTGGGATATGGCATAAACTTGTATTATTAACATggctcttttttattttaacttaCTTAACTTATAGTATTTGGTTGTGACACAATTTCCTATCATCAGTAATTCTGGAAGCATCCTATTCATGAATAACTCCAAAAAAATCGCATTTATCAATCAGTCTAGATAAAACTATTTGAAATACGAAACCTGTTTTGTAGTTAAATGTAGATCTTTTTTTAGatttgtaaaaatattataacacTATACCATTTTTTGACAACCATTATAAAGGAAATTAATCCGCTATGGATAAAAACAAAGATATTTTTGAAGCATatctattaaaattttttaaaaataaacccaTAAATTTCATAACTAATTCTAGAAGTATTTTCGCTCCCTGCAGCTATTCCTCTTCCCAGCCGCAGGATTTTCTCCTTGTCTTGAAGCCAACGCGCAATTTCGCCAGCTCAACTTTTTGCTCAGCTTGTTACtttgatttgtttttgtttttactgttTGCGCTGTTGTTGTCTgagttgttgctgttgtagCTCCTTGTTGCTGGCCGCATAAAAGTCAAGTCTTTAGTTTGCGGCTTTCACCCAGCACTGTAAATATTGTACCGCCAACACCCTGGGCCTCGTGATTTCTAAGCCAACctcatttaaatataataatacataAGCATCGTGTAATAAAACATTGCTCTGGGGCTGTGAGAATCTGCGGAAATATTGGATTTCCCCCGAACCATTAAAGGTCGAGCAATTGAGTGGCCTGTTAAACGGACTATTTAAACAAGTTGTGTTCGTGGAGGATTTCCTTGAGCtgcgacaaaaaaaaaatgcgaaatggCCCTGCATTATAAAGAAAAGGTGGTTGATCTTGGGTATTGTAAAGGTTTTCTTGACTTAAACTGTTAAGGATACCGATATTTATACGTACcccaaatattttttaagctaCAGGTACAAATACAGGTAACTACTGTATGGTTTTGAATATTTCCtgtcattttttaattttgtaccTATCTACAATCtgaatagtttttttttttaaattttcggATCCAATGAACTTTTAAGATGTTACTTACTTGCCAATGTCATTTTATGATATGCCCCCAAAAATGATTCTATAATTGTTAATATTATAGGGAGTGGCCTCTGGCCTCTATTAAATGACCATTAGAGTACCAAATTGCAAGCCCGAATAAAGATGTTCCCCTTTACTAACCCATAAATAGGGAATCCGACTCACCTGACAGATCGATCCGGAACACCGGCACATCCACGTAGGTGCTGCTCATGTTGAGCCGCAGTTTCTTGGTCTTCGAGTCGTAGGCCTCCAGGAAGAACTGCTGCTGCAGGCCGCCGTCGTAGCCGGGCATGCACTCCAGTTCCATGGTGGAGTAGATGATGTTGTCGTAGTTGTCGAAGTTTATGGTTCCGCCGCCCGCAAAGCCGTCGTGACCGCTACCAGCCAAGCCCCCTGCCCCCGATCCGCCCAGCAAACTCTGGGTGACCACTCCGTTGCTGAAGCTGTACTCCATGCGTGAGTAGTCGAAGTGGGGGAGCTGCCATTCGGCGGCGGACTCGGTGGCTTGGGTGGCCTTGTCCCCCATGTGAGGTCCTTCGGTTGTCCTTTGAACGGCGGTGGCTGGGACTGTGGTGTCGGATGTGGAGAGGGCCACGCTGGCCACAAAGTCATCATCGCTAACATTGTACATATCATCGTCATCGCcggcctcctcctcctcgacgTTGTCCTCCAGAGACTCCAGATCGAGTTGCTCCTCCAGGGAGAGCATGTGCTGACCGTCCACCTCCTCCACGGTCTCGTACTCCTCCAAGTCGCCGGGAGCAGGACCGTCGGCCAAGTAATCGGCATCGGTGGGCAGCTGGGCCACGTCTTCATCCAGGCCTGCGTCGTCATCGtggtcctcctcctcctcccgGTCGTCATTAGTCTCAGTTTCAGCATCCATCTCCGCCGCATCATCATTATCCTCTTCATCGTCGTCATCGTCGTCGTTGTCGTCATCATCGTTGTCGTTGTTGTCAGGGGAGTCCTCCTTGGAGGACGCCTTGTCCTTGACTCCCGCTGCAACTGCAACTTGCttcgatgttgctgctgtttcCTTGACATTGTTGCCACTAATTGCTGCTACCGGCTGGTTGCTTATTTGCGGGGCATTCGGCGGCAGCAacagttgctgctgcttcaGTTTCTGCTGCTTCTGCTGTTTGTCAAGGATGGTTAGGGATTTGCGAGACCtcttgatgttgctgctgccggcGGAGGAGGCCACATCCTGCTCGATTTCCACCGCCGCCGTGGCAGTGGCTGCCAATGAggtggccgaggaggaggataATGATGCCGATGTGGCTGCTGCCGCCACAGTTGCCAAGATGTCATTTGCTGCCAGCCGCTTTCTTCTCCTCGAGCTCGAGCTCGGGCTCGAACTGGAACTGGAACTCGAAGTTGCATAATGATGGATTATATTGCTGTTGTGCTCGTTTGTTCCCTTCTGCTGTTGCCGTTGCTGTTTGTGCATGTTTTTCTGTCGCTTATTAAAATACTTTGCTGGCAGTTTGCCATTGTTACTGTTactgttgatgttgctgcctcggatgctgctgctgctgttgctgctgccttTGCCTACATGTGACATTGATAAATTTGATTCTGCCGGCTTCCGCTGGCTGGTTATTGATGCTGCCCCTGCATCcagctgatgttgctgctgtctcTGCGGGATTTGGCTGGCCCGCCGCACCCGCTGCTTTGGCGACTTGGCCGGCGATCCATCAGGTTTGCTATCGCCGCCGGACTTGCCAGCAGTGgcttggtgttgctgctgcgcctgctgatgttgctgctgtgccgcctggtgttgctgctgcttctgctgctgctgcttcctCTGCCGCTGCCGCTCGATGGCTGCCAATGTCTGCGACGGTGTGAATGATGTCCGCTTCTTGAGGCGCTGCAACTGCTGCGGACTGAGCTGACCGGGCTGCTTATTATTGGATTTGACCTGGCCAGCACTCGTCCTAGCCCCCATATTTTTATTGGCCACATTGTTCCGGGCAGTGCTGTTATGGCGCTCACGTACGTACTCCATGTGCGGGTAATTCGACTCGTGTCTGCCGTATTGTGTGGGCAGCATTTGATTGGCATGCATTGTCGTCTGATTCGATGAGTTCAGCGAGGCGGAGGTCACCACATACGGCCGGAGGGTACAGTTTCGCAGTGCCCCCGGCTTGGCTACAATGATCGAGTAAGCGAAACCAATCAATGGCAAACAACATTCAGAGCACACGTATTGTGTTGCACAAATAAGTCTTGTTTGAAAAATGTAATGCTACAACCTAGTTATTACTTTTGGTGCTCATAGCGCTAGAATGATATCCTAACTACACGAAAAGTAATGGCAAGTCGACCATTTCACTtctttgaatttattttgttacatttttgtattatCATTAATACGTTTATAGAAGACAAAGGCttatgaaaatgaaaaaattacTCTGAGATCTGATATGAACTTAACAAAAATCAATCTCTATATGAAGCTATTTCAAAACCAAAAGATGTTGCATCATAAAAAGATGTTGCTTTTAAAAAATCTGCTAAAATTCCAGTGACTAAAATATGCTCTAAGTGATCGATGAGGGACAGTGGGACTCACCTGCTGGCACCACTTGGAACACACACGGCTCAGACTGCTTTCCAATGGCGTTCCGGCCGTAACAGGCCAGAGTTCCGTAGTCCCGCTCTCCTTTGGGCGTGTAGATCAGCTCGCTGACGGTCTCCACTGCGGGTGAATAGAGCACAATATTCGTAGTACAGGTGTAAATTGCAGTCCAGTTTCGGCGTTATTAAATTGCCCCTTTCGGCAAAGTTAAATGAAATAAGTTCTGCTCGCCCGAGCAGCTCAGTCAAGCCAACTGGGACGGCAGCAGATAATCCAATTTGGGACCGAGTGGTGCGAGTGTGTGCTTGATATTGATAAAACTCTCTGTGCCCCTCAGCCGCCCTGCTCTATTGTTCAGTTATACAGGTGTTACCACCTCTGGCCGAACTTAGGCCTCTGCGAAATGTTAGTTTCTAATGCCTGCTCAAGCGCAAGCACATGCAAATGCCTCTCCATTGCACTTACACCATCGGTTTGCTATAAGCTTCTCATGAGAAGGTTGATAGTCTATGGTTTGCAGACTATAAATAATGCACGGCAAAGAAAATTGGTTCTAAAAATGCATAAAgctgtttttattaattaactATGTATATCTTCTCAAGACGATTTCATACTATTAGTATTGAAAATCCATTTCGCAAATGCTTTTATAAGAGTTCTTTGAAATCGATATTATACCCAACCAAAAATGTACTTTCACAGGCACTTGCAACATCGATATTTAGAATGTTTGAATATATTTTCGTTaggggaaaataaaaaaccgtATCTTGAGATCAAAAAGTTTTTTCTAAATATTACTCATACGACATGTATGCCAATAAGAATTCGAATTAACTGTAGAAATAGGGGAgcccaaaaaaagaaatggtTGGTCGAAGTCTACGCCTCCTAGATTAAAATGAACATTTGATCAAAGGCAACAGTACGTATGAGTGATACAATTTAAGCCAATTCCTTTGGTTGACCTTAAATGCCCTAATGAATCAAATTTTACATTAGGACTCTGTGCATTAGGACCTTAAACATTTTCCATGCAATTGTGGATCtcccttatatttatatttgtattgTCGTCCTATTTTCTTTATGAGAATAATTTTAGCAAAATTGTGAATAATTGTTTTTCTAATAACAATAACACCTagatttttcccagtgcatcGACTCACCATAGGTCTCGAAGTGCGTCTCGTTGGACTCGACGACGGTGCGACGGACGTCGCTGGTGGTGGTCATGGTGGGGTCCTGGATGGTGGCGTAGTGGCCCGAGGGCACCTCGAAGTGCTCGCCGCTGGTGGAGAAGGTCCATTCGAAGTCGATTTCGGGCGGGTCCGAGTTGACGCGGCAGGGAATGGGCACGGCCTCCTCCAGGGAGGCTCCAATCACGGTgatggtgctgctgctgcagacGGGCGCATCTGTTGGCGACACGATTGAGAGATCGAATTTAGATTTCGAGCAGGATGAGGACGGCGAATGCAAAATAATGAGCAGCTGCAATTGTCCGATTGTCCCCTGTCTATATCAAGTATTtatattgcgaacattttgcTGACAGGCCGGAGGACGGGCAAATTGACAGCTCGGATTTTCAATTTAAACAAAGCAGCTGGCGTATAGTTTTTCCTCAGGTATGAGGGATATTTTAAACTTGTCATCTTTAAATATGTTTCTAGGCAGATATATTTAGTTACGGAACTTCTGCTGACGAGTAAACGATATTCATGGatttaaatggaaattatGCCTAATTGGGTTGTCTTTTTCCTAGGAGGATATCAGTTTCTTAAATCTTGGTTAAAAAGAACAGACTTTTCAGTTTTCTTTCTTACTTGAAAGGAAAAGTTGCATATATTTAATGGTTGATATCTAGGagttttgtttaatatattgAGGAATTTAAGCCTTATAAATTCCAGAAAAATTGAAATACATTTCTACCTTGCCAGCAAAAGTTTCGACATAGCTTCAAAGTGGAGTACTCCTACCACTTGGCTCatgatttattcaaagtaaaCTCATTTTGCGTTTTTGGTTACAAACGATTGAACTCGAAATTTTATGTCATACACGAGGCATGCCTAAAACGTACCCCCGCCGCCCCGAAATTCCCACGCAGGAAAAAAGTTTTGCTGGCAACTTTTGAAAACTGCGCCAAGTGTGCGATGTGCGTGGCATTCTGTTCCTCGTTGCCCCGTGGCAACGGAATTCTGTCATAAACAACCCGACAACGTGGCAGAGACAAAGCAACAGACAACAACCAAAACAACGCGGCAGACAACACACACAACACCTAAGCACCTGCAGGCATTTATTACCAAAGCCGCAACACTTTTCGTtgctttttattaaaaattattcgAAAAGTTAGAGTGTGTCGCGAGGTAAGCAGAAAATCGTGTAATGAGTTTGTATACAAATATTTGGGCACAGCGTGTAAGATAGTGATGAATAAACTATGTACTATGGGTTGATAAAGCGGGGTCTAAGTACTAGGAATGTTAGaacattaaaaacaaagttactgaaaaatattttatatttaaaaatattataatagtACAAAAATAGAGCAAATTATGCATTCAAAGATTTCAATATAGATATTTCTAACATGCAGCAGCATAAAATCTATTATATTATTTCACTGATAATTTAGCATGATGATAAGTTTATTGAATGACTGGCTTTATAGGTAGTAAAATCTTCTGGCACAGAAACTTAAAGTTTCTTTATTTTCCTGCACTCAAGTATTTTGGTATACCCTCCACTCTTTAAGGCCTTCGCCATTCTTCATCCTTCTTCATTTCGGTTTCATCTAGATGTCGCTGGCATTCGCACAATTCTAGGCTGAGCCATGTGGCCAGTGCCAATTCCCCGGAGCACAAGGTGCAATTTGCTGGGGAAACTGCGGCCAAGAACTTCGCATGGTCGCAAACCAATTAGATGGCCAGAAAGGAGGGAAGCCACGGCATTGTTTGCAGAGCGACGACAGAGCCAGTCGGAATTTTGTGAAAATTATGATCGAGTGCATGCCATGCTTCTCGCTATGCAAATTGGACAGAGCCATGAATCTGCGGCATAAGTACGCAATTTCGGATTATTATAAACATCTAGGGGGATAAAGCTGCAGTGGATTGCCCCGTTTTATGATCCCGAGGAGCAGTTCGTTCCTCGCACtcataatatttttatgacgGCGTCAATTTCGCAATCGTAGAATGCCAATTTTAACCTTTGCTGATTAATTTCTGCAGAGATATGAGCGAACTGCTGGCACCCATAAATCAATTTATCTCAATCGCAGTCCTCAATAAAGAACCCCCGCCCCGGGCATCTATCCGATCCCACCCCGAACCCACTCCACATCCAATCAGCCATCAATCCAGCCACCCATCCGAATGCAAATGTTTACGTGGCGTATGCGCGATGCCCGTGTAAATAGCCCACGTAGTATTTGCACAGCAGTCGGTGGCGTGTATCCTTATGCATTGTACTCGTATTTACTTTCAATTATCGTAATTATCAAAAAGGGTAACGGGCAGTGGGTATATGCTATGCGGCATCCCGTATTCAGTATTCAGTATTCAGTTTTCGGCAGCGTTAACGATAATGGCAAGGCAATGCAAACGTTTGCTGATGTCTTCGTTTTTCGTTTTGGCCCTCCAGTTCGATTTTCCCTTTTCGCCTTTGTCGCCGTTGTTTCTCATTCATTTTCGATTTCATATCCCCGTGCTGATGCTGCGTAAAGTTTGTTTTCCCCGAACCAACCAGTTGTATCTACTTATTTGAGTTTGGAGGTCGGAATCCCGACCAATTCAATTTGCCAACTGTGCAGTGAGGCGCTCAAATCGGGGATAATTACATGTTTTTGGCTTCATAATTTGCTCTGTTTACGGGCTAgggaaattaattaaataacatTGAGTAAGCCGCCTCACATGATGATCGTTATGCGATGGTTAACTATAAACTAATTACAGTGCGTTCGTATTTATAAAGAGTATGCAACTCAAAAAACTCCCAACACACCTCGAAAAATCATAGTGTTAATGTTCAATTTccatattaaaatttaaatagtGTTCAGGCTGGAAATGCCAACCAATTAAATTTGGAATCTGTGCAGCGGAGCGAACGAATCGGAGAAAATTACGTTTTTTTAGTTTAATAAACTAACCATGCAAACTCGGGCTTAACTGGCATCAAAATATTCATTTAACCGggcaattaattaaataatattcgTTAACCCGCCCTGTTTGCATGTGGGACTGGCTCGCTTTTGTTGCATTAAATATGCagaataaaaattgaatttccCCAGCGCACCTGCTGGATGTGTGTGCACTCGCCTGACCACCTGACCACCTGACCCACCTGGCCAGGCCCCGCCCGCCTGACCTTTCCCATAATTATAAATGGTTTAATAATGACTGTGAGTTTCGATAATAAAAGCAGAtcattcatttttattacCGCCCCGACCCCGCCCCCGGCTGACACGTTAAGTTGGGGGCTAAACTTTGCCCCGGTGGAAATGCCGCACGGTTACTTTATGCGGCATATGCATATTTATGCACAGGCCCACACAAACACACCCCCACAAATGCCGCTTGGTATTTAAGCATCATTAATTATTTAGAAATACAG is from Drosophila suzukii chromosome 3, CBGP_Dsuzu_IsoJpt1.0, whole genome shotgun sequence and encodes:
- the side-III gene encoding uncharacterized protein side-III isoform X1, with protein sequence MDLPAKRTSTMPVTTSYKANIGRSCLALFTLFLFAAHISMTSGQIDWDDDDDPVSTVAVEAVLGRTASLPCDIEPEAKDDRVYMVLWFRESAGKPLYSFDVRGRPFEKALYWSDTNSFGPRAYFVTGQQPAKLSVDNIQLDDEGVYRCRVDFQNSPTRNHRINLTVIVPPHQILVYDASGRDVAGAVGPLLEGDNIVLTCEVRGGRPEPTVTWLNGTRALEAGSGVSMGRHVTVNRLEVAQISRSALNNTYRCQASNTKLVAPVERSIRIEMLLKPTSVNLTNKLKVFASNTQYNLTCIVAGSVPDTEIKWTQNNRPFKRGQLSTSQGNGRVISTLTFYPQPEDDGTMLKCEGSNPRLQNSAIEDSLVMNVIYPPQVTLSLGSTLRPDDIKEGDDVYFECHIKSNPKEHRIMWSHDGQPVTQNVSWGIIISTRSLVLQRVGRVHSGFYACSAANDRGETQSAPVNLRIRYAPVCSSSTITVIGASLEEAVPIPCRVNSDPPEIDFEWTFSTSGEHFEVPSGHYATIQDPTMTTTSDVRRTVVESNETHFETYVETVSELIYTPKGERDYGTLACYGRNAIGKQSEPCVFQVVPAAKPGALRNCTLRPYVVTSASLNSSNQTTMHANQMLPTQYGRHESNYPHMEYVRERHNSTARNNVANKNMGARTSAGQVKSNNKQPGQLSPQQLQRLKKRTSFTPSQTLAAIERQRQRKQQQQKQQQHQAAQQQHQQAQQQHQATAGKSGGDSKPDGSPAKSPKQRVRRASQIPQRQQQHQLDAGAASITSQRKPAESNLSMSHVGKGSSNSSSSIRGSNINSNSNNGKLPAKYFNKRQKNMHKQQRQQQKGTNEHNSNIIHHYATSSSSSSSSPSSSSRRRKRLAANDILATVAAAATSASLSSSSATSLAATATAAVEIEQDVASSAGSSNIKRSRKSLTILDKQQKQQKLKQQQLLLPPNAPQISNQPVAAISGNNVKETAATSKQVAVAAGVKDKASSKEDSPDNNDNDDDDNDDDDDDEEDNDDAAEMDAETETNDDREEEEDHDDDAGLDEDVAQLPTDADYLADGPAPGDLEEYETVEEVDGQHMLSLEEQLDLESLEDNVEEEEAGDDDDMYNVSDDDFVASVALSTSDTTVPATAVQRTTEGPHMGDKATQATESAAEWQLPHFDYSRMEYSFSNGVVTQSLLGGSGAGGLAGSGHDGFAGGGTINFDNYDNIIYSTMELECMPGYDGGLQQQFFLEAYDSKTKKLRLNMSSTYVDVPVFRIDLSDLMPMDYFPDAHPALHLVVYSVNQKGRSEPIVLENVPINEADKRSDGRMGLSILPLAALLAGTLFTVGIAVLSVVVIAVRRRRGQGARNMCDDKDKHLGMDVTVTAPLETGAGHQRLVVAYTLKQGIEKQPDILSAQKSAPTGGDASSPLGNRPSGLFAGGGGGGAGGASGAPMTGNTGGHKTTDYDANAPHLNSPPSQSSTLKLESDPAAGLASARGGNAPPLLYDAMPTLSRYEQLGLSMASYSAGAAGTGGSSSTLSSAGSTVSSAMAANGAAGAGGYAAHLHHTLPHNMAPHPQRGHDPLNLADYLTTSSLIDYGLNKPPAAHMTLPKGMGLGLGMGVGVGGGVAGGMGMGPGAGLGLGSVMAAGTSLSPSQLNTITHKSAAGRNHIITDTLPGPESCV
- the side-III gene encoding uncharacterized protein side-III isoform X2, translated to MNVIYPPQVTLSLGSTLRPDDIKEGDDVYFECHIKSNPKEHRIMWSHDGQPVTQNVSWGIIISTRSLVLQRVGRVHSGFYACSAANDRGETQSAPVNLRIRYAPVCSSSTITVIGASLEEAVPIPCRVNSDPPEIDFEWTFSTSGEHFEVPSGHYATIQDPTMTTTSDVRRTVVESNETHFETYVETVSELIYTPKGERDYGTLACYGRNAIGKQSEPCVFQVVPAAKPGALRNCTLRPYVVTSASLNSSNQTTMHANQMLPTQYGRHESNYPHMEYVRERHNSTARNNVANKNMGARTSAGQVKSNNKQPGQLSPQQLQRLKKRTSFTPSQTLAAIERQRQRKQQQQKQQQHQAAQQQHQQAQQQHQATAGKSGGDSKPDGSPAKSPKQRVRRASQIPQRQQQHQLDAGAASITSQRKPAESNLSMSHVGKGSSNSSSSIRGSNINSNSNNGKLPAKYFNKRQKNMHKQQRQQQKGTNEHNSNIIHHYATSSSSSSSSPSSSSRRRKRLAANDILATVAAAATSASLSSSSATSLAATATAAVEIEQDVASSAGSSNIKRSRKSLTILDKQQKQQKLKQQQLLLPPNAPQISNQPVAAISGNNVKETAATSKQVAVAAGVKDKASSKEDSPDNNDNDDDDNDDDDDDEEDNDDAAEMDAETETNDDREEEEDHDDDAGLDEDVAQLPTDADYLADGPAPGDLEEYETVEEVDGQHMLSLEEQLDLESLEDNVEEEEAGDDDDMYNVSDDDFVASVALSTSDTTVPATAVQRTTEGPHMGDKATQATESAAEWQLPHFDYSRMEYSFSNGVVTQSLLGGSGAGGLAGSGHDGFAGGGTINFDNYDNIIYSTMELECMPGYDGGLQQQFFLEAYDSKTKKLRLNMSSTYVDVPVFRIDLSDLMPMDYFPDAHPALHLVVYSVNQKGRSEPIVLENVPINEADKRSDGRMGLSILPLAALLAGTLFTVGIAVLSVVVIAVRRRRGQGARNMCDDKDKHLGMDVTVTAPLETGAGHQRLVVAYTLKQGIEKQPDILSAQKSAPTGGDASSPLGNRPSGLFAGGGGGGAGGASGAPMTGNTGGHKTTDYDANAPHLNSPPSQSSTLKLESDPAAGLASARGGNAPPLLYDAMPTLSRYEQLGLSMASYSAGAAGTGGSSSTLSSAGSTVSSAMAANGAAGAGGYAAHLHHTLPHNMAPHPQRGHDPLNLADYLTTSSLIDYGLNKPPAAHMTLPKGMGLGLGMGVGVGGGVAGGMGMGPGAGLGLGSVMAAGTSLSPSQLNTITHKSAAGRNHIITDTLPGPESCV